A stretch of Dysidea avara chromosome 5, odDysAvar1.4, whole genome shotgun sequence DNA encodes these proteins:
- the LOC136256065 gene encoding uncharacterized protein isoform X1, whose amino-acid sequence MNPKSIYSVILGILAWDLIKSMIPSFQPIVHEVVTTPFSANISWVIISIVLDPENYTVLYGIDMTMLHNTSEVVQGERYNNATNGLLSVAITGLTPFTTYYYNIVATNSVGSTSTSVMNFTTCETAPNTAPNDFTSTTATPTSITFQWIPITDQDANGIVRWYIITCNDTITVNVTGTAIMGTVTGLHPFTDYSCTVQGVTVADGPVSNPVVVKTTEAAPRAPMIIAVTAINSSTVCVTWTRPAVQNGILTSYSVKYVTIAGTRNILVEYNGEETQSYNIIGLSPYQLVAVIITASNRGGTSGPSKEVFGRSSEAAPGIVELTIMGRSNSEVDVLWDPPVQPNGIITGYVVMYSFNENNTLIVSDMLSENDRNFVVGNLEPGIPYQIVVVAFTSVGRGAENKPKYFFSQELTPTKAPENVHYKRLSAVSVNITWTPLTLFEARGFPIYKVSLQLPSTSNRRKKQSSLPESIITTSNFAVFNYLEKNRAYTAVVGVRTHSTEFQIAVAIHVNPVPSSPSPSSSSSLSLAVIIGIMGSVITILILIALICIAVRCYMSRSQNHPILHKTKKRESSVSPATDSIPLIPLNRNEELAVYSPPIISETDLSDCSLSSLSIHLPQLHGSHLTVLDDEGTPKSATHIHVEAPHQHACCEFEDINSSLKTNEKLQLNVERDSFCYSKHGFDGNTAVEAAELPVERQVEESEFSVLQYEDFDFVRKCKDICHVDTYHTTNQVYAKTDHQPASNEHCIHVCDTYFKTPDMLEPNERPPKHLQDSSLVDDPNLLNGGNTQSVFYKVTEDCPLPKKDFAMKIVDQRGGNINIKQHSVFIHIPKNAVATYNLVEVKACGSLVGPFKLPEDYERVSAFVWASAGYTFQQNVQMYLQHCDAANSEEDINDLCVLTANESDKVWDDDEECVYLMREDDADCYFEVGSDECCIHTKSWCTKCVARRRRKLKSRDLNHCVAFAYLSKPVITKIGVSISFEICFCYSLEDCIQTVKEQHREFILLNNAKIYFFLCKNSVLCLKYDSKQCDGWKISHTGKDKITPADLCFQHFKMGDLKALERENAYPPRFFLTLRSNGSIQHLSTIVHVVMKNNEDKKQTCNNGTETLTFPVHTIDYVEFDQDESVLPSDSHLAKKILHGGKEYKLYKKYFAEMTHTLTDIDTLLPYFISKEVINVQDRAVIKSKPRPSDQVNELLMYINGPLSVNDTTSFYSLLDVMEEHGNITTKQLANAMKGELQAQHQADHKVHQGQAITRSLSADGHLRTNGVVCNGQHETDRCIGVALSSTDYEAILDDGEVEINETHL is encoded by the exons CAATGATACCATCATTCCAACCTATAGTACATGAAGTTGTCACCACACCTTTCTCAGCAAACATTTCATGGGTGATAATTAGTATTGTGCTTGATCCAGAGAACTACacagtactgtatggtattgaTATGACAATGCTACACAATACTAGTGAAGTGGTGCAAGGGGAGAGGTATAACAATGCCACAAATGGTTTACTCTCAGTTGCAATCACTGGACTAACACCATTCACTACATACTACTACAACATAGTGGCTACTAATTCAGTTGGTAGTACTAGTACTTCAGTGATGAACTTTACTACTTGTGAGACAG CTCCTAATACAGCTCCTAATGACTTCACATCTACTACAGCAACACCTACTAGTATCACATTCCAGTGGATTCCTATAACTGATCAAGATGCTAATGGAATTGTTAGGTGGTATATCATCACCTGCAATGATACAATTACG GTTAACGTTACCGGTACTGCTATAATGGGAACAGTTACTGGTCTCCACCCATTCACTGATTACTCATGTACAGTACAGGGTGTCACTGTGGCTGATGGTCCAGTGAGTAATCCTGTTGTAGTGAAGACAACTGAAGCAG CTCCCAGAGCTCCAATGATCATTGCAGTTACTGCAATCAATAGCAGTACAGTATGTGTAACTTGGACAAGACCTGCTGTGCAGAATGGGATTTTAACTAGCTATTCAGTCAAATATGTCACTATTGCTGGCACTAGGAATATACTTGTTGAATACAATGGAGAAGAA ACACAATCTTATAACATTATTGGACTAAGCCCATATCAGCTGGTTGCTGTGATCATCACTGCTTCTAATAGAGGAGGAACAAGTGGTCCCAGTAAGGAAGTATTTGGTAGATCTAGTGAAGCAG CCCCTGGTATAGTTGAGCTGACCATCATGGGTAGATCAAATTCTGAAGTGGATGTACTGTGGGATCCACCTGTACAACCCAATGGGATTATCACAGGATATGTAGTGATGTATTCGTTTAATGAAAATAACACTTTAATTGTCAGTGATATGCTGAGTGAGAATGATAGAAACTTTGTTGTTGGAAATCTGG AACCTGGTATACCCTATCAGATAGTGGTAGTGGCATTCACCAGTGTTGGCAGAGGAGCAGAAAACAAACCAAAATACTTTTTCAGTCAAGAACTAACTCCAACCAAGGCACCGGAAAATGTGCATTATAAACGGTTATCTGCTGTTTCAGTCAATATCACTTGGACTCCATTAACACTGTTTGAGGCTAGAGGATTTCCTATATATAAAGTATCACTTCAACTGCCATCCACCAGTAATCGCAGAAAGAAACAATCTTCATTACCTGAATCAATAATCACTACAAGCAACTTTGCTGTGTTTAATTACCTGGAAAAAAACAGAGCATACACTGCAGTGGTTGGTGTGAGGACACACAGTACAGAATTTCAGATTGCTGTGGCCATTCATG TAAATCCTGTACCATCATCACCTTCACcgtcatcgtcatcatcattaTCACTGGCCGTTATTATTGGAATAATGGGAAGTGTGATAACAATACTAATATTGATTGCTTTAATCTGCATTGCTGTCAG GTGTTACATGTCACGTTCACAAAACCATCCTATTCTGCATAAAACCAAGAAAAGAGAATCTTCTGTATCCCCTGCCACTGATAGCATACCTCTTATACCACTGAATAGAAATG aaGAACTTGCGGTTTATTCACCACCAATTATTAGTGAAACTGATTTATCCGACTGCTCTCTAAGCTCTCTAAGTATCCATCTTCCACAACTACATGGGTCACACCTTACAGTTTTGGATGATGAGGGTACACCTAAATCAGCAACACATATTCATGTTGAAGCTCCTCACCAGCATGCTTGTTGTGAATTTGAAGATATCAATTCATCTTTAAAAACCAATGAAAAGTTGCAACTGAATGTAGAGAGGGACTCATTCTGTTATTCAAAGCATGGATTTGATGGCAATACTG CTGTGGAAGCTGCTGAACTACCAGTGGAAAGGCAGGTAGAGGAATCTGAGTTTTCCGTTCTTCAATATGAAGACTTTGATTTCGTTCGCAAATGTAAAGATATATGTCATGTTGATACATATCATACAACAAATCAAGTGTACGCTAAAACTGACCATCAACCAGCAAGTAATGAacactgtatacatgtatgtgacaCATATTTCAAGACTCCTGACATGCTGGAACCAAATGAGAGGCCACCAAAACACCTGCAGGACTCTTCATTAGTCGATGATCCTAATTTGCTAAATggtg GTAACACTCAAAGTGTGTTTTACAAAGTAACAGAAGATTGTCCACTTCCAAAGAAAGACTTTGCCATGAAGATAGTTGATCAAAGAGGAGGAAACATTAACATTAAACAACACAGTGTATTTATTCACATTCCCAAGAATGCTGTAGCAACATACAATTTGGTTGAAGTGAAGGCATGTGGAAGCCTAGTTGGTCCTTTTAAACTCCCAGAAGACTATGAACGTGTTAGTGCATTTGTTTGGGCCTCAGCTGGCTATACATTTCAGCAAAATGTACAAATGTATCTCCAGCACTGTGATGCTGCCAACAGTGAGGAAGATATCAATGATTTATGTGTGTTAACTGCTAATGAAAGTGACAAAGTGTGGGATGATGATGAAGAGTGTGTGTATTTGATGCGTGAAGATGATGCCGATTGTTATTTTGAAGTTGGTAGTGATGAATGTTGTATTCACACCAAATCTTGGTGCACAAAGTGTGTAGCTAGAAGAAGGAGGAAGCTAAAGTCAAGAGATTTAAATCATTGTGTTGCTTTTGCATATTTGTCTAAACCTGTAATCACCAAGATTGGTGTGTCAATTTCCTTTGAAATATGTTTCTGTTATTCACTTGAAGATTGCATTcag ACTGTTAAAGAGCAGCACAGAGAATTCATCTTACTGAACAATGCAAAgatatatttttttctttgcaAAAATTCTGTCCTTTGTCTTAAGTATGACTCCAAACAATGTGATGGTTGGAAAATTTCACATACTGGGAAAGATAAG ATCACACCAGCAGATCTATGCTTTCAACACTTTAAAATGGGTGATTTAAAAGCATTGGAGAGAGAAAATGCTTATCCGCCACGATTTTTTCTCACTTTACGTAGCAATGGTTCTATCCAACATCTGTCTACCATTGTTCATGTTGTAATGAAGAATAATGAAGACAAAAAGCAGACCTGTAATAATGGAACTGAAACTCTCACCTTTCCTGTTCATACCATTGATTATGTGGAATTTGATCAGGATGAAAGTGTACTTCCATCAG ATTCTCATCTGGCTAAGAAAATTTTACATGGAGGGAAAGAATACAAGTTGTACAAGAAATATTTTGCTGAAATGACACATACCCTGACTGATATTGATACTCTACTTCCATATTTTATATCAAAAGAAGTCATAAATGTTCAAGATAGAGCTGTCATTAAGAGTAAACCCAGACCCTCGGATCAAGTTAATGAGCTTTTGATGTACATCAATGGTCCTTTGAGTGTGAATGACACAACCAGCTTCTATTCTTTGCTAGATGTTATGGAAGAACATGGAAACATCACTACCAAGCAACTGGCCAATGCTATGAAAG GTGAATTGCAAGCTCAACATCAGGCTGATCATAAAGTACATCAAGGACAAGCCATCACAAGAAGTTTGTCAGCTGATGGACACTTGCGTACTAATGGTGTAGTTTGTAATGGCCAGCATGAAA
- the LOC136256065 gene encoding uncharacterized protein isoform X3, which yields MNPKSIYSVILGILAWDLIKSMIPSFQPIVHEVVTTPFSANISWVIISIVLDPENYTVLYGIDMTMLHNTSEVVQGERYNNATNGLLSVAITGLTPFTTYYYNIVATNSVGSTSTSVMNFTTCETAPNTAPNDFTSTTATPTSITFQWIPITDQDANGIVRWYIITCNDTITVNVTGTAIMGTVTGLHPFTDYSCTVQGVTVADGPVSNPVVVKTTEAAPRAPMIIAVTAINSSTVCVTWTRPAVQNGILTSYSVKYVTIAGTRNILVEYNGEETQSYNIIGLSPYQLVAVIITASNRGGTSGPSKEVFGRSSEAAPGIVELTIMGRSNSEVDVLWDPPVQPNGIITGYVVMYSFNENNTLIVSDMLSENDRNFVVGNLEPGIPYQIVVVAFTSVGRGAENKPKYFFSQELTPTKAPENVHYKRLSAVSVNITWTPLTLFEARGFPIYKVSLQLPSTSNRRKKQSSLPESIITTSNFAVFNYLEKNRAYTAVVGVRTHSTEFQIAVAIHVNPVPSSPSPSSSSSLSLAVIIGIMGSVITILILIALICIAVRCYMSRSQNHPILHKTKKRESSVSPATDSIPLIPLNRNEELAVYSPPIISETDLSDCSLSSLSIHLPQLHGSHLTVLDDEGTPKSATHIHVEAPHQHACCEFEDINSSLKTNEKLQLNVERDSFCYSKHGFDGNTAVEAAELPVERQVEESEFSVLQYEDFDFVRKCKDICHVDTYHTTNQVYAKTDHQPASNEHCIHVCDTYFKTPDMLEPNERPPKHLQDSSLVDDPNLLNGGNTQSVFYKVTEDCPLPKKDFAMKIVDQRGGNINIKQHSVFIHIPKNAVATYNLVEVKACGSLVGPFKLPEDYERVSAFVWASAGYTFQQNVQMYLQHCDAANSEEDINDLCVLTANESDKVWDDDEECVYLMREDDADCYFEVGSDECCIHTKSWCTKCVARRRRKLKSRDLNHCVAFAYLSKPVITKIGVSISFEICFCYSLEDCIQTVKEQHREFILLNNAKIYFFLCKNSVLCLKYDSKQCDGWKISHTGKDKITPADLCFQHFKMGDLKALERENAYPPRFFLTLRSNGSIQHLSTIVHVVMKNNEDKKQTCNNGTETLTFPVHTIDYVEFDQDESVLPSDSHLAKKILHGGKEYKLYKKYFAEMTHTLTDIDTLLPYFISKEVINVQDRAVIKSKPRPSDQVNELLMYINGPLSVNDTTSFYSLLDVMEEHGNITTKQLANAMKADRCIGVALSSTDYEAILDDGEVEINETHL from the exons CAATGATACCATCATTCCAACCTATAGTACATGAAGTTGTCACCACACCTTTCTCAGCAAACATTTCATGGGTGATAATTAGTATTGTGCTTGATCCAGAGAACTACacagtactgtatggtattgaTATGACAATGCTACACAATACTAGTGAAGTGGTGCAAGGGGAGAGGTATAACAATGCCACAAATGGTTTACTCTCAGTTGCAATCACTGGACTAACACCATTCACTACATACTACTACAACATAGTGGCTACTAATTCAGTTGGTAGTACTAGTACTTCAGTGATGAACTTTACTACTTGTGAGACAG CTCCTAATACAGCTCCTAATGACTTCACATCTACTACAGCAACACCTACTAGTATCACATTCCAGTGGATTCCTATAACTGATCAAGATGCTAATGGAATTGTTAGGTGGTATATCATCACCTGCAATGATACAATTACG GTTAACGTTACCGGTACTGCTATAATGGGAACAGTTACTGGTCTCCACCCATTCACTGATTACTCATGTACAGTACAGGGTGTCACTGTGGCTGATGGTCCAGTGAGTAATCCTGTTGTAGTGAAGACAACTGAAGCAG CTCCCAGAGCTCCAATGATCATTGCAGTTACTGCAATCAATAGCAGTACAGTATGTGTAACTTGGACAAGACCTGCTGTGCAGAATGGGATTTTAACTAGCTATTCAGTCAAATATGTCACTATTGCTGGCACTAGGAATATACTTGTTGAATACAATGGAGAAGAA ACACAATCTTATAACATTATTGGACTAAGCCCATATCAGCTGGTTGCTGTGATCATCACTGCTTCTAATAGAGGAGGAACAAGTGGTCCCAGTAAGGAAGTATTTGGTAGATCTAGTGAAGCAG CCCCTGGTATAGTTGAGCTGACCATCATGGGTAGATCAAATTCTGAAGTGGATGTACTGTGGGATCCACCTGTACAACCCAATGGGATTATCACAGGATATGTAGTGATGTATTCGTTTAATGAAAATAACACTTTAATTGTCAGTGATATGCTGAGTGAGAATGATAGAAACTTTGTTGTTGGAAATCTGG AACCTGGTATACCCTATCAGATAGTGGTAGTGGCATTCACCAGTGTTGGCAGAGGAGCAGAAAACAAACCAAAATACTTTTTCAGTCAAGAACTAACTCCAACCAAGGCACCGGAAAATGTGCATTATAAACGGTTATCTGCTGTTTCAGTCAATATCACTTGGACTCCATTAACACTGTTTGAGGCTAGAGGATTTCCTATATATAAAGTATCACTTCAACTGCCATCCACCAGTAATCGCAGAAAGAAACAATCTTCATTACCTGAATCAATAATCACTACAAGCAACTTTGCTGTGTTTAATTACCTGGAAAAAAACAGAGCATACACTGCAGTGGTTGGTGTGAGGACACACAGTACAGAATTTCAGATTGCTGTGGCCATTCATG TAAATCCTGTACCATCATCACCTTCACcgtcatcgtcatcatcattaTCACTGGCCGTTATTATTGGAATAATGGGAAGTGTGATAACAATACTAATATTGATTGCTTTAATCTGCATTGCTGTCAG GTGTTACATGTCACGTTCACAAAACCATCCTATTCTGCATAAAACCAAGAAAAGAGAATCTTCTGTATCCCCTGCCACTGATAGCATACCTCTTATACCACTGAATAGAAATG aaGAACTTGCGGTTTATTCACCACCAATTATTAGTGAAACTGATTTATCCGACTGCTCTCTAAGCTCTCTAAGTATCCATCTTCCACAACTACATGGGTCACACCTTACAGTTTTGGATGATGAGGGTACACCTAAATCAGCAACACATATTCATGTTGAAGCTCCTCACCAGCATGCTTGTTGTGAATTTGAAGATATCAATTCATCTTTAAAAACCAATGAAAAGTTGCAACTGAATGTAGAGAGGGACTCATTCTGTTATTCAAAGCATGGATTTGATGGCAATACTG CTGTGGAAGCTGCTGAACTACCAGTGGAAAGGCAGGTAGAGGAATCTGAGTTTTCCGTTCTTCAATATGAAGACTTTGATTTCGTTCGCAAATGTAAAGATATATGTCATGTTGATACATATCATACAACAAATCAAGTGTACGCTAAAACTGACCATCAACCAGCAAGTAATGAacactgtatacatgtatgtgacaCATATTTCAAGACTCCTGACATGCTGGAACCAAATGAGAGGCCACCAAAACACCTGCAGGACTCTTCATTAGTCGATGATCCTAATTTGCTAAATggtg GTAACACTCAAAGTGTGTTTTACAAAGTAACAGAAGATTGTCCACTTCCAAAGAAAGACTTTGCCATGAAGATAGTTGATCAAAGAGGAGGAAACATTAACATTAAACAACACAGTGTATTTATTCACATTCCCAAGAATGCTGTAGCAACATACAATTTGGTTGAAGTGAAGGCATGTGGAAGCCTAGTTGGTCCTTTTAAACTCCCAGAAGACTATGAACGTGTTAGTGCATTTGTTTGGGCCTCAGCTGGCTATACATTTCAGCAAAATGTACAAATGTATCTCCAGCACTGTGATGCTGCCAACAGTGAGGAAGATATCAATGATTTATGTGTGTTAACTGCTAATGAAAGTGACAAAGTGTGGGATGATGATGAAGAGTGTGTGTATTTGATGCGTGAAGATGATGCCGATTGTTATTTTGAAGTTGGTAGTGATGAATGTTGTATTCACACCAAATCTTGGTGCACAAAGTGTGTAGCTAGAAGAAGGAGGAAGCTAAAGTCAAGAGATTTAAATCATTGTGTTGCTTTTGCATATTTGTCTAAACCTGTAATCACCAAGATTGGTGTGTCAATTTCCTTTGAAATATGTTTCTGTTATTCACTTGAAGATTGCATTcag ACTGTTAAAGAGCAGCACAGAGAATTCATCTTACTGAACAATGCAAAgatatatttttttctttgcaAAAATTCTGTCCTTTGTCTTAAGTATGACTCCAAACAATGTGATGGTTGGAAAATTTCACATACTGGGAAAGATAAG ATCACACCAGCAGATCTATGCTTTCAACACTTTAAAATGGGTGATTTAAAAGCATTGGAGAGAGAAAATGCTTATCCGCCACGATTTTTTCTCACTTTACGTAGCAATGGTTCTATCCAACATCTGTCTACCATTGTTCATGTTGTAATGAAGAATAATGAAGACAAAAAGCAGACCTGTAATAATGGAACTGAAACTCTCACCTTTCCTGTTCATACCATTGATTATGTGGAATTTGATCAGGATGAAAGTGTACTTCCATCAG ATTCTCATCTGGCTAAGAAAATTTTACATGGAGGGAAAGAATACAAGTTGTACAAGAAATATTTTGCTGAAATGACACATACCCTGACTGATATTGATACTCTACTTCCATATTTTATATCAAAAGAAGTCATAAATGTTCAAGATAGAGCTGTCATTAAGAGTAAACCCAGACCCTCGGATCAAGTTAATGAGCTTTTGATGTACATCAATGGTCCTTTGAGTGTGAATGACACAACCAGCTTCTATTCTTTGCTAGATGTTATGGAAGAACATGGAAACATCACTACCAAGCAACTGGCCAATGCTATGAAAG